The nucleotide window GTAGATATAACAAAAGATGTTCTTGCTCTTCAGCGTTTGAAGGAAGCTGCTGAGAAGGCAAAGCATGAACTTTCTACTACAACAGAAACTGAAATCAATATTCCATTTATTACTTCTACGGCTTCAGGACCTCAACACTTACTGATCAAGATGAGTCGCGCGCAACTAGAAAGTTTGGCCGATGAATTCGTGTCTCGTTCTATCGAGATCACAAAACGTGCAATCGAAGCTTCACCATTTAAAATTGGTGATATAAACGAAATCATAATGGTTGGAGGTCAGACTCGTATGCCAAAGATTATTGAAGAGGTAAAGAAACTTTTTGGTAAAGAGCCAAATCGTTCTATCAACCCAGACGAAGTTGTAGCTCTCGGAGCTGCAGTGCAAGGTGGAGTTTTGAAAGGTGATGTACGAGATGTGCTACTTCTAGATGTTATCCCACTATCACTTGGAATTGAGACTTTGGGAGGTATCGCAACAAAGCTTGTTGAACGAAATACAACTATTCCGACATCTAAGTCACAGATATTCTCGACCGCAGCCGACAATCAAACATCTGTAGAAATTCATATTTCTCAGGGTGAACGTCAAATGGCTTCCGACAACAAATCTCTAGGAAGATTTATCTTGGACGGAATCCCGCCTGCACCTCGAGGTATGCCTCAGGTTGAAGTTACTTTTGATGTTGATGCAAACGGAATCCTTTCTGTAACTGCAAAAGACAAGACTTCTGGCAAGACTCAGTCTATCCGCATCGAAGCATCAAGTGGTCTTACAGACGAAGAGGTCAAGAAAATGCAAAAAGACGCAGAACTTCATGCAGAAGAAGATAAAAAGAAAAAAGACGCAGTTGATATAAAAAATACTACAGAGATGATTCTCTACACTGCTGAAAAAGCTCTCAAAGATAGCGAAGGTAAAGTATCTGATGAAATAAAGAACGGAGTTCAATCAAAGATCGATGCACTCAAGGCTGTAAAGGATGGAGACGACATGGAACAAATCAAAAAAGCTACAGAAGAACTTTCAAGCGAAATGAGTAAAATCGGTGAGGCTATGCAAAAGGCAAATGCTGAAGCTACTCCAAACACGGAGGCAGAATCTGAGCCAAAAACAGAGGAACCGATTCGTGATGCAGAGACAGGTGAGAGTGAAGTAAAATAATTATCAATCAAATATTAAAAATCCGCACAATCTGCGGATTTTTAATATGCTAAAATAAAAATATGTCTAAAAAAGAAGCAATATACGCAGGAGGATGTTTTTGGTGTACAGAGCAAGATTTGCGCAAAGTGAACGGTGTTATAGATATCATGCCTGGCTATACAGGTGGTAGTGAAAACGATGCAAACTACGATGATGTAGCCACACACAAAACTTCTCATCGTGAAGCGGTAAAAGTAGAGTACGATGATACGAAAACATCTTTCAAAAAGATCACACAGTTTTTTCTAGACCATATCGATCCGACAGATGCTGGTGGGCAGTTTTTTGACCGAGGAGAAAATTATAAAACTGCTATTTATTTTTCAAACGGAGATGAAGAGGGTATTGCTAAGTCACTTTTGGTAGAGCTTGGAGAAAGTGGAATCTATGACAAGCCGATTGCAGTTGGAATATTACCAACCCTGCCTTTTTATGTAGCCGAATCTGAACATCAAAATTATGCGGAAAAGAATCCGGTACGTTATAGTATATACAAGCAAGGTTCAGGCCGAGAAGATTTTGTAAACAATGTTTGTGCGATTAGAGATGAGAAAAAGATAAATTGGAAAGATTAAAAAATGAAACCAAAAAAAGTATTAGTAAATGACAAAATGCAAAAAGGGTATAGTTATATCCTAACTGAACCTATGGGCAAAAATTTTGCAAAAGATTTCAAGCCACAGCTTTCGCCCAAGCAGATGCTCGCGCTAGGAGTTTTTGGAGGTGTGTATATGCGTGATTGCACAAGAGAGTTTCCAAGTGATTGGTTTACGCGCGCCAAATTTGCAAAGGGTAAGCGTGATGCAAAAATAAATTATTTTAAAGTGAATGCCTCTCAGCCTCTGTCTGTTTGGAGAAAGAAAGGTTGGATATACAAAGAGGATCCACGCGGATGGTTCCAGTGGTATTGCAGATATTATATGGGACGAAGAATTCCGTCCGAAGATGCTATTCAGATAAAACGTTACCGTGCTATTCGTCGGCACGTCGGTCAGATTGTTGCCAATTGTAGGCCAGGGGATATAAACTGCCGACCTCGTCAGCGCCAAGCCCTGCTCCACTGGGCGTATGATTCTAGGAAAATCTAACTTTTACAAATTCTAAAAAATATGGTATAAAGTGCTAAATTTGTAAGAATATGGCATTTTATAAAAGAAAATATTTACCATCTCAGGCAGATATTGATCAGCTTGAAAGGGATCTAGAAGGACCCGATTTTAATTGTGTAAAGCTCTCTAATACTGATATTCGCAATTCACTAGCGAAGTACGAGAAAAAAGCACCTCGAAAAACCGAAGGTATTGAACGCGGGTTTGTGTTTATTCCAAAAGATCCGGACAATGATTATCGTGTAATCATCTGGGGTACTGCCAAGGAAGATGGCGGAGTGAAGCAATCCGATTATGGTTGGGTGCTAGTTTTAAAAGGAGACAAGCCAGTTTACTTTGCCAAACGCATGGAGCGGACAAAAAATTATATTATCAATATCAAGCGCAGAGCTTGGGTCACAATATACAAAGTTCGCAATCGTCCGCACTGCCCACATCCGGGCTGTGAGCGTTTTATGGAGATTTCGAAAACTTCTGTAATTGGTGCTGTGGTATGGAAATGTGAAAACAAAGCAGTTCACACTCGTCCATATTTTCGCAATTGGGATTATGGTTTGCCGAAAAAAGCCAAATCTTTTGTCGATGAAAATCGTAAATCTCGCAGGAGATACTATAAGAAATTGAAGAAGGAAAACAAGGTTGTAGAACCCGCCCAATTCAAAAGAAAAAAGCGAAAGCTAAAATAACAAAATCCACTTAATCCCCAAAAATTAGTTTGGGGATTTTATTATTTTCAAGTGTTATACTATCTCCACAAATGACTCAACGCGAAGCCCTAAACATACTAAAAACTGGTGCGAGTGTATTTCTAACTGGCGAACCCGGCGCTGGTAAGTCTTATGTTATTCGTGAATACGTAGATTATCTCCATGAGCACGGTATTGAGCCAGCTATTACAGCTTCGACCGGTATTGCTGCGACACATATACACGGGCAGACTATTCACTCATGGAGTGGTATTGGAATAAAAGATTTTTTGTCTCCATATGACTTGGAGGCATTGTCAGAAAAAGAATATCTAGTAAAACGCTTGAAGAACACAACTACACTTATAATCGATGAGATTTCTATGCTTTCTAGTTCTACTCTAGATTGTGTAGACAAAGTTTGTCGTAAACTTCGAGATACAGACGAACCTTTTGGTGGAGTTCAGGTTGTACTCGTAGGAGATTTTTTCCAACTTCCACCGATTTCAAACGCAAATAGTTTAAAAGATTTTGCTTATAATTCTAAGGCATGGACTGCTCTTGCTCCTGTAGTTTGTTATTTATCCGAACAACATCGCCAAGAAGATCCAGAGTTGCTGTCATTACTATCAGCAATCCGCAGAAACGAAGTCGAAGAAATGCATTTTGAATATATACAGTCTCGTATAAACACAGGTGAACAAATTTCAGAATCTATAACTCGTCTTTTACAAAAAATGTTTCTGTTGATGCATTGAATTCACAATCTCTAGGCAAGCTTACTGGTATGGATCACAAGTACAACATGGATTCAAAAGGCAAAGCTTCTATGGTCGAAGCTCTAAAAAAAGGATGTTTATCTCCGGAGGTTTTAGTACTAAAAAAAGATAGTGTGGTTATGTTCACAAAGAACAATCCACAAGCTGGTTTTGCAAACGGAACACTAGGCAAGGTTGTAGATTTCGATAGCTTGTCTCACTACCCAATAGTTCTAACTCGCAGTGGTAGACGGATCACTGTCGAACCTGCTGAATGGTTAATCGAAGAAGACGGTAAAGTGCGCGCGCGTATATCTCAGCTTCCACTCAGACTCGCTTGGGCGATCACTGTTCACAAGTCACAAGGTATGTCACTCGACGCAGCAGTGATGGACTTGCGTGATGTATTTGAATACGGCCAAGGCTACGTTGCGCTTTCTCGTGTGCGAACACTCGCTGGGATATATTTACACGGTATAAACCAGAAATCTCTCCAGGTTCATCCAGGGGTTCTAGAGACAGATGAATCTTTTCGCAACAAGTCCACAGACGCTGCATATTATTTTGAGTCACTTGATAGCTCTGCTATAAAAATCATGCATGATAACTTTATCAAAGCTTGTGGTGGTAGTGTTGAAAAGTTAGCAGCCGACAAGATGTCTAAAAAAACCAAAGATAAAACTGAAGAGAAAACTCTAGCGTTACTAGAAGAGGGTTGCTCTATTGAAGATATAAAAGAGCGAAGAGGTTTTACTGAAGGTACAATCATCGACCATATCGCCAACCTTGTAAAAAATGGAAAATTTGAAAAAGATCGAGTCCGAGAACTTTGTTCAAAAGATTTGCTTGATTGCCTACCTTCTATATTCAAGGCTTTCAAGACAGAAGGTTTTGAAAAGCTCGCACCCGTGCATGCATATCTAAAAGGTACATATACATACGACGAACTCAAGCTTGCGAGGATTCTATACTAGTGAAATCCTTCTACAAACAAATCATAATCGATTGGATTTAAACTTTTTATTTTAGCTACAAGTTCGTTGCAAGCCGATTCTTGGCCGCATATGTATATATCTGAATTATTGAAATCATATTTGCCTATATGATCTTGAATATAGCCTTTTGTGCAATTTGAATTTTCTTCAGGTCTTGAAACTGTAAAGTTGAATTCTATTTTGTTATTTTGGTGAGTTAGATTTTCGAAATAGTCTTTATACAAGACTTCGTTTTCAAATTTACTTCCAGTAAATATAGTGAGTTTTTCCAGATCGAGCATATCTTTGAAATATTCTACAAGTCCCTTTGTCACACCAGCACCAATACCAAATCCAAATAAATATACTTTTTTCCGATTCATTTTATCTACAGTGTTTAGTCCTAGTGGTCCCATTATTTCGAGTTCTTCTCCAGTCATATCCTTGGTCCAAAAGAGGGTAGACATCTTACCATTTGGAGTAAGTCGCATGGCTATTTTTATTATGTCTTTTTCTTCTGGACTAGAAGCTATCGAGTACGCTCTGCGAATTTTCTGGCCATCGATATTTATAAACAGATTTACAAAAGCTCCAGCCGAGAAATCTAGGGGTTCACTGAGCTTTATCTCAACTTCTTTTGCAGTCTTCGATAAGTCGACAATTTTATTTATTTTTCCTTTTATTATTTTTATTTTCATATAGTTTTTACTATTAGCGCTTTTCGCTCTCGATTTTTAAAGTAGGCCAGTGCAGTAAATATCGTTACGAGGATCATCGATACTGCTAGGTCTATGTGTCCATAAGTTAGAAATACATATAGCGAACTCGAGTAGAAGTATACATAAGAGAGCTTCTGAATTCTTTTCCAATTATCACCGAGTAACCTTTTAGAAAGACTATTTGATGTTATGAGCAAGATTATAGCGGTTATATCTCCCATATGAGCAAGTACAGCATAATTCACCATTGACCAATATTCTAGCGTAAAAAAGCTGTTTAGGTATCCGCCTGGGTCCATGATTATTTTAGCAAATATAAACGATACGATTATAGATGCAGACAGAACACCCGCCCCTTTTCGCAGTATCACAAGTGGTCTGATCCATTTATTTTCCATAAATATATCTGCCATTGGTCTCACAATCATCACGAAAAATAGAGCTACGTGTGAGATGTTGTATATATTTGTGATGTCGGTTGCGTTGAATGTATTTGGCGAAAACACCAAGACAAGTGGCAAGATCATCATCGCCAGTATAGATATCCCGAGTAATATTTCCTGTGTGTATTTTATTGTAGTTAAGTATTTTTTCATATATTTTTATTTACAACCCCAGATTCTGTTATGGTTATATATTTTATTTTTGATTCTGCAAATAGTACGTTCACATCTTTTATAGGTAAGCTCAAGAACACTTTTGCGAACGCTTCTGCGCTAGATCCACTTTCGTGTATTATGCTTGCTGAGATTGTTCCACTGTCAGTATTGCCGGTTCCAGACTTGTTTAGTATGTGATTTATTTTATTGCCAGATCTATCCCAAACCCTTTTGTATGTTCCACTTGTGGCTAGGCTTTGGTTGAATATTTCTACGGGTTCATTTTTATCTGGATTGACTGGATTGTAGATACTGAAGATAAATTTTCTATTGTGTTCGTCTAGACCTCGTGTGCATATATCTCCGCCTAGATTTACAATCACTCCACTTACACTTTCATTTTCAATTATATTTTGGGCTATTTTTTCGGCGAGATATCCCTTCAAGACTCCTCCGAAATCCAATTTTTGGCAATCAGCTAGAGTGATTTTATTATTCTCTATATCGATTTTTACACTATCAAAATCAATGTCATAACATAGATCTATCGGGGTGTCTTGTGGTGTAAGCTCTGTATATGTTTTGTCATACCCGAAACGCTCAATCTGTACGAGCGGATTAAATATTCCTTTCGTTTTTTTATAAAGCATAAATGCTTCACTTATAACTTCCATAAACTCTCTAGAAACATTCATCTCTTTTTTTTCATTCAGCTTTGATAGTTCACTGTCAGGTAGGAATCTAGAGAATTTTTTTTCATATTCTTTTATTGTGTTTAGCGCCTGCACTCCAAGTACACCTGCTTTTACCTCATCATTAGATATGATTGATATAAAGCACTCTGTGCCCATCGCTTTCATCTTAAATTCATATTCTTTATTCATAATGCAACTATAAAACAAAGAGATGAATAATAAATGAACGGGGTGTAGAATATAGATATGAGAATACTTTTAGTCGAAGACAACGAAAAATTGGCCAAATATACCAAGCAAATGCTCTACGAGGAGGGGTATTCTGTAGATGTGATTTCTGATGGTATTGCCGGTGAACGTATGGCAAGATCCGGTTCGCATGATCTCTTAATCCTCGATATTATGCTTCCGTCCAAGGATGGCATAGCAGTTTGCAAAAGTCTCCGCGAGAGTGATGTAAATTTGCCCATAATCATGATCACAGCAAGGGGAGAGGTAGATGACAGGGTCTTAGGTCTCGATAGTGGTGCCGATGACTATCTAGTGAAGCCGTTTGAGATGAAAGAGCTTTTAGCCAGAATTCGCGCACTACTCCGTAGGCCAGAATCAAAGATTAGTGAGACTCTCTCTATTCAAGATATAACCCTGGATAGTACAAAGCATCAGGTTTTCAAAAAAGGTGTTCTGATCCCTCTAACACTAAAAGAATATTCGATTCTCGAATATCTTATGCGCAATGTCGATACAGTAGTTTCGCGTGAGCAACTTCTCGAACATTGTTGGGATTTTGCATATAGTGCATTTAGTAACATAACAGATGTTTATATAAAAAGATTGCGTGAAAAATTTAAAGATACAGATGAAAAATATATTAAAACAATTCGAGGTGTCGGGTATGTCTTCAACTCCAAGTAATTTTAAAAAAGCCGTATTGAAACTGACTGTGTATTACACGTTGGGTGTTTTTGCTGTGATCCTAGTCTTTAACTTGATAGTTTATAGTCTTTTTTCTAATACTTTATATAAACAGTACGAAGAAGAGCGCGAGAATTCTTCTTATGAACACGAAGATGATTTTGAAGAGGGGGTTGAATCCAGAGTGGAAACAACCCAAGGCAACCTACTGGGTATATTTGTAGTTTCAGATGCAATCATACTTCTTTTGACAGTGTTGATTTCATATTTATTATCCAAACGCACACTTGCACCTCTGGAGATTGCATATAAAAAACAAGCACGCTTTGTTGCAGATGCAGCGCACGAACTTCGCACACCGCTTGCTGTTATGCGTGCCGGTGGAGAGGTTATATTGCGGAGCGACAGAAAAGTCTCTGAATATCAAAAATATATACAGGAGAATCTTG belongs to Candidatus Nomurabacteria bacterium and includes:
- the msrA gene encoding peptide-methionine (S)-S-oxide reductase MsrA; protein product: MSKKEAIYAGGCFWCTEQDLRKVNGVIDIMPGYTGGSENDANYDDVATHKTSHREAVKVEYDDTKTSFKKITQFFLDHIDPTDAGGQFFDRGENYKTAIYFSNGDEEGIAKSLLVELGESGIYDKPIAVGILPTLPFYVAESEHQNYAEKNPVRYSIYKQGSGREDFVNNVCAIRDEKKINWKD
- a CDS encoding helix-turn-helix domain-containing protein — protein: MNSQSLGKLTGMDHKYNMDSKGKASMVEALKKGCLSPEVLVLKKDSVVMFTKNNPQAGFANGTLGKVVDFDSLSHYPIVLTRSGRRITVEPAEWLIEEDGKVRARISQLPLRLAWAITVHKSQGMSLDAAVMDLRDVFEYGQGYVALSRVRTLAGIYLHGINQKSLQVHPGVLETDESFRNKSTDAAYYFESLDSSAIKIMHDNFIKACGGSVEKLAADKMSKKTKDKTEEKTLALLEEGCSIEDIKERRGFTEGTIIDHIANLVKNGKFEKDRVRELCSKDLLDCLPSIFKAFKTEGFEKLAPVHAYLKGTYTYDELKLARILY
- a CDS encoding response regulator transcription factor codes for the protein MRILLVEDNEKLAKYTKQMLYEEGYSVDVISDGIAGERMARSGSHDLLILDIMLPSKDGIAVCKSLRESDVNLPIIMITARGEVDDRVLGLDSGADDYLVKPFEMKELLARIRALLRRPESKISETLSIQDITLDSTKHQVFKKGVLIPLTLKEYSILEYLMRNVDTVVSREQLLEHCWDFAYSAFSNITDVYIKRLREKFKDTDEKYIKTIRGVGYVFNSK
- the dnaK gene encoding molecular chaperone DnaK, with protein sequence MSKIIGIDLGTTNSAVSIIEGGQPKIIENIEGNRTTPSIVAMAKNGDRLVGLLAKRQSVTNPENTIYGIKRFMGHRFDDAEIQKDRGVAPYKIEKGENDGVVVKMSDKTYRPEEISSMILAKIKADVEAKLGEKVTEAVITVPAYFNDSQRKATVDAGAIAGLDVKRIINEPTAAALAYGFNTKKDEKIVVYDFGGGTFDVSVLEVGNDVIEVKSTDGDSHMGGEDIDQKIIKWIAEEFKKESGVDITKDVLALQRLKEAAEKAKHELSTTTETEINIPFITSTASGPQHLLIKMSRAQLESLADEFVSRSIEITKRAIEASPFKIGDINEIIMVGGQTRMPKIIEEVKKLFGKEPNRSINPDEVVALGAAVQGGVLKGDVRDVLLLDVIPLSLGIETLGGIATKLVERNTTIPTSKSQIFSTAADNQTSVEIHISQGERQMASDNKSLGRFILDGIPPAPRGMPQVEVTFDVDANGILSVTAKDKTSGKTQSIRIEASSGLTDEEVKKMQKDAELHAEEDKKKKDAVDIKNTTEMILYTAEKALKDSEGKVSDEIKNGVQSKIDALKAVKDGDDMEQIKKATEELSSEMSKIGEAMQKANAEATPNTEAESEPKTEEPIRDAETGESEVK
- a CDS encoding FAD-dependent oxidoreductase, with product MKIKIIKGKINKIVDLSKTAKEVEIKLSEPLDFSAGAFVNLFINIDGQKIRRAYSIASSPEEKDIIKIAMRLTPNGKMSTLFWTKDMTGEELEIMGPLGLNTVDKMNRKKVYLFGFGIGAGVTKGLVEYFKDMLDLEKLTIFTGSKFENEVLYKDYFENLTHQNNKIEFNFTVSRPEENSNCTKGYIQDHIGKYDFNNSDIYICGQESACNELVAKIKSLNPIDYDLFVEGFH
- a CDS encoding FAD:protein FMN transferase, which codes for MNKEYEFKMKAMGTECFISIISNDEVKAGVLGVQALNTIKEYEKKFSRFLPDSELSKLNEKKEMNVSREFMEVISEAFMLYKKTKGIFNPLVQIERFGYDKTYTELTPQDTPIDLCYDIDFDSVKIDIENNKITLADCQKLDFGGVLKGYLAEKIAQNIIENESVSGVIVNLGGDICTRGLDEHNRKFIFSIYNPVNPDKNEPVEIFNQSLATSGTYKRVWDRSGNKINHILNKSGTGNTDSGTISASIIHESGSSAEAFAKVFLSLPIKDVNVLFAESKIKYITITESGVVNKNI
- a CDS encoding AAA family ATPase, with translation MTQREALNILKTGASVFLTGEPGAGKSYVIREYVDYLHEHGIEPAITASTGIAATHIHGQTIHSWSGIGIKDFLSPYDLEALSEKEYLVKRLKNTTTLIIDEISMLSSSTLDCVDKVCRKLRDTDEPFGGVQVVLVGDFFQLPPISNANSLKDFAYNSKAWTALAPVVCYLSEQHRQEDPELLSLLSAIRRNEVEEMHFEYIQSRINTGEQISESITRLLQKMFLLMH